From the Nonlabens marinus S1-08 genome, one window contains:
- the thiL gene encoding thiamine-phosphate kinase — MIEDKNPLRTPVEQLGEFGLIDHITKSFEIQNTSTVKAIGDDAAVVKFENHTVVTTDMLVEGIHFDLSYVPLKHLGYKSIMVNLSDVYAMNAVATQVTVSIAISNRFPVEAVEELYEGIQLACSNYGVDLIGGDTTASTSGLIISVTALGEQVKDKIVYRSGAKDTDLLVVSGDVGAAYMGLQILEREKAVFKANPNSQPDIEAYSYLIERQLKPEARRDIPKLLEELDVQPTSMIDVSDGLSSEIIHLCKQSGVGMKLYEDKLPLDPTVISSCEEFNLDSTTVALSGGEDYELLFTIKQEDFPKIKANPSLSIIGHVLPQSDGIHLVTRGGEQIAIKAMGWNSFEN, encoded by the coding sequence ATGATTGAAGATAAAAATCCATTAAGAACTCCGGTAGAACAGTTGGGCGAATTCGGCCTGATAGATCATATTACCAAATCCTTTGAAATTCAAAATACCAGTACGGTCAAGGCCATAGGCGATGATGCAGCTGTGGTAAAGTTTGAAAACCACACGGTCGTCACGACAGACATGCTAGTAGAAGGCATTCATTTTGACTTGAGTTATGTACCGTTGAAGCATTTAGGTTACAAATCTATTATGGTCAATCTGTCAGACGTGTATGCCATGAACGCAGTTGCCACTCAAGTAACGGTATCGATAGCGATCTCTAATAGATTCCCTGTGGAAGCGGTGGAAGAGTTATATGAAGGCATACAACTTGCCTGTTCCAATTATGGCGTCGATTTGATAGGTGGAGATACTACAGCCAGTACGAGCGGCTTGATTATTTCAGTTACTGCTCTAGGTGAACAAGTGAAAGATAAGATCGTTTACAGGTCAGGAGCTAAGGACACTGATTTGTTAGTTGTTTCAGGAGATGTAGGAGCGGCCTATATGGGGCTTCAAATTTTAGAAAGAGAAAAGGCAGTCTTTAAGGCAAATCCTAACAGCCAACCAGATATTGAAGCTTACAGTTATTTGATTGAGCGACAGTTAAAACCAGAAGCACGAAGGGATATTCCCAAATTATTAGAAGAGCTGGATGTGCAACCTACCAGTATGATTGATGTTTCAGACGGTTTAAGTTCAGAAATTATTCATCTGTGCAAACAATCGGGTGTGGGAATGAAACTCTATGAAGATAAATTGCCACTGGATCCAACGGTGATTAGTTCTTGTGAAGAATTTAATCTGGACAGTACTACAGTAGCTTTGAGTGGTGGTGAAGATTATGAATTACTCTTTACAATAAAGCAGGAAGATTTTCCTAAGATTAAAGCAAATCCTAGTCTTTCAATTATTGGTCATGTATTGCCGCAAAGCGATGGCATCCATCTAGTTACCCGTGGGGGAGAACAGATTGCAATCAAGGCAATGGGATGGAATAGCTTTGAGAACTAA
- a CDS encoding carboxypeptidase regulatory-like domain-containing protein — translation MNQFYTRLLLFSFMLVSTMGMAQELLKGRVIDETTEEPIPGAIVTIRGSQYRTTTDAQGYFVFERDLEPGDQMLIIESNEYSTRNIPIVIIIGETVNLDPLYLQIDNVQQEQAIGIVSLTENDLAEDDNAANNVSGLLQATRDQFLRAAAFDFSATFFRPRGLNSEDGKVLINGLEMNKQFSGRPQWSNWGGINDLQRNQTFTMGLTPADNTFGGYGGVQSIDMRASQQRAGSQISFASANRSYRARYMATYKSGLLSSGWAYAVTASRRAGEEGFVDGTLYDANSFSLNVEKKISERHSLNFTGIYASNRVGRRTAITQEIKDLKGISYNPFWGIQEDTQRNSRIREIDEPILMLNHYWDITPKVKLNTNASYQFGKIGNTRIDNGGTRLVTLDGQNAYIGGATNPNPDYYQNLPSYFLRNGTDAQNLASAYLAQQEFVNDGQLDWVQLYDANRIVRNNGGNSIYIIQEDRIDDRQIQASSILTADLADNILLTAGLNYRNLTSENYAMVQDLLGGTGFLDVDFFAEETTQVTQDQAAQSDIRNPNRIVGEGDRYKYNYVIDADVASAFAQTQFKTNKVDFYVAGSATRTAYQRDGKYENGNFPGAASFGKSEKVDFIDFGVKGGGTYKINGLNLLDFNAAYLTKAPYIRNTFVNARQNNEIVDGLESSKSYSLDASYIYRSPIVKMRLTGYYLQFKDENDIGFYFTEDLTGLPSDDGSAFVQEVMTNVDRRNAGLELGIEYQVTPTINLKGAAAVGQNVYTNNPNLYLTSDDFAGRQLTFGDGTTKLKDLHVAGGPETALQVGFEYRDPDYWNIGVTANYFANGYSDISNLRRSDNFALDFDGQPFTDYDEDVARDLLQQEQFDDYMLVNVIGGKSWRIDNKYVGFFATINNVFDTEYKTGGFEQSRNSNFRSVREDQNNPTEVFAPRYFFGNGTTYYLNVYLRF, via the coding sequence ATGAATCAATTTTACACAAGGCTTTTGCTCTTTTCGTTTATGCTGGTTTCTACAATGGGTATGGCTCAGGAGCTTTTGAAAGGTCGCGTCATTGACGAAACAACAGAGGAACCCATCCCTGGAGCGATAGTTACTATAAGAGGTTCGCAATATAGAACTACCACCGATGCTCAAGGTTATTTTGTCTTTGAAAGAGACTTAGAGCCTGGTGATCAAATGCTTATCATTGAATCAAACGAGTATTCTACCCGCAACATTCCTATTGTTATCATCATAGGAGAAACGGTCAATCTAGATCCTCTCTATCTTCAAATTGATAATGTACAGCAAGAACAAGCCATCGGTATTGTTTCCCTAACAGAAAATGACCTGGCAGAGGATGATAATGCGGCAAATAACGTTTCTGGTTTGTTACAAGCTACAAGAGATCAATTTTTGAGAGCAGCTGCTTTTGACTTTAGCGCCACTTTCTTCAGGCCTAGAGGTCTAAATAGTGAAGATGGTAAAGTCTTGATCAACGGACTAGAAATGAACAAGCAATTCTCTGGTAGACCACAATGGTCCAACTGGGGAGGAATCAATGACCTGCAACGCAACCAAACCTTTACTATGGGATTGACGCCAGCTGACAACACGTTTGGAGGTTATGGTGGTGTGCAAAGCATTGATATGAGAGCATCACAGCAGCGCGCTGGATCACAAATTTCTTTTGCGTCTGCTAATAGAAGCTATCGCGCTAGATATATGGCTACTTATAAGAGTGGGCTCTTAAGCAGCGGTTGGGCTTATGCAGTTACTGCTTCCCGTCGTGCTGGTGAAGAAGGGTTTGTTGATGGTACTTTATATGATGCGAATTCTTTCAGCTTAAATGTTGAGAAAAAGATTAGTGAACGTCATTCTTTAAATTTTACAGGTATATACGCTTCCAACCGTGTAGGTCGTAGAACGGCGATTACTCAAGAAATTAAAGATTTGAAAGGCATCAGCTACAACCCATTCTGGGGAATTCAAGAAGACACACAACGCAATTCCAGAATACGGGAAATTGATGAACCCATATTAATGTTGAATCACTATTGGGACATTACTCCAAAAGTGAAATTGAATACGAATGCTTCTTACCAATTCGGTAAAATAGGAAACACTCGAATTGATAATGGCGGAACTAGATTAGTAACTTTAGATGGGCAAAATGCATATATAGGTGGTGCGACTAACCCAAATCCAGATTACTACCAGAACTTACCTAGTTATTTCCTAAGAAATGGAACTGATGCTCAAAACTTAGCCTCAGCTTACCTTGCTCAACAAGAATTCGTTAACGATGGGCAGTTAGACTGGGTACAATTGTATGATGCGAATAGAATTGTACGCAACAATGGCGGCAACTCCATTTACATTATCCAGGAAGATCGTATTGACGACAGGCAGATCCAGGCAAGTAGTATTTTAACAGCTGATCTTGCTGACAACATCCTATTAACGGCAGGTTTGAACTACCGCAATCTCACTAGCGAAAACTACGCTATGGTTCAGGATTTGTTAGGTGGTACCGGATTTCTAGATGTGGACTTTTTTGCTGAAGAAACAACACAGGTAACTCAAGATCAAGCGGCACAATCAGACATCAGAAATCCTAACCGTATTGTAGGTGAGGGTGATCGTTACAAGTATAACTATGTCATTGATGCTGATGTTGCTTCTGCCTTTGCGCAAACACAGTTCAAGACAAATAAGGTTGATTTCTATGTGGCGGGTAGCGCTACTAGAACAGCATACCAGCGAGATGGAAAATATGAGAACGGGAACTTTCCAGGTGCTGCATCTTTCGGCAAAAGTGAGAAGGTAGATTTCATAGACTTTGGCGTCAAGGGTGGAGGTACTTATAAGATCAATGGATTGAACCTATTGGATTTTAATGCCGCTTATTTGACTAAGGCGCCTTACATAAGAAATACATTCGTCAATGCTCGTCAAAATAATGAAATTGTAGATGGGCTTGAGTCAAGCAAAAGCTATAGCCTAGACGCGAGCTACATCTATCGCTCGCCTATCGTTAAGATGCGCCTGACTGGTTATTACCTACAATTTAAAGATGAGAATGATATAGGTTTCTACTTTACTGAAGACTTAACTGGATTACCTAGTGATGATGGATCCGCTTTTGTTCAAGAAGTAATGACTAATGTTGACCGCCGCAATGCTGGTCTTGAATTAGGTATTGAATACCAAGTGACGCCTACCATCAATTTAAAAGGTGCGGCAGCAGTAGGTCAAAACGTATATACGAACAACCCAAATCTTTATCTGACTAGTGATGATTTTGCTGGACGTCAATTGACTTTTGGTGATGGAACTACTAAACTTAAAGATTTACATGTAGCTGGAGGGCCTGAAACGGCTTTACAGGTAGGATTCGAATACCGCGATCCAGATTATTGGAACATAGGTGTTACCGCAAACTACTTCGCAAACGGCTATTCAGACATTAGTAATTTGCGCAGGTCAGACAACTTTGCGTTAGATTTTGATGGTCAACCATTCACTGATTATGATGAGGATGTAGCAAGAGACTTGTTACAACAAGAGCAATTTGATGACTATATGCTTGTGAATGTAATAGGTGGTAAATCGTGGAGAATTGATAATAAGTATGTCGGTTTCTTTGCTACTATCAACAACGTATTTGATACAGAATATAAAACTGGCGGATTTGAGCAGTCTCGTAATTCCAATTTTAGATCAGTAAGAGAAGATCAAAACAACCCGACCGAAGTTTTCGCACCGCGATACTTCTTTGGTAATGGGACCACATATTACCTAAACGTATACCTAAGATTTTAA
- a CDS encoding HesB/IscA family protein, producing the protein MINVSETAKNKLTSLMSEEGYSIDQDFVRVGVKSGGCSGLSYDLTFDKNTVETDKVFEDNQVRIVVDKRSFLYLVGTTLEFSGGLNGKGFVFNNPNAQRTCGCGESFSL; encoded by the coding sequence ATGATTAATGTTTCAGAAACAGCAAAAAACAAGCTGACCTCGCTCATGAGTGAGGAAGGTTATTCTATAGATCAGGATTTTGTTCGTGTAGGCGTTAAAAGCGGCGGCTGCAGCGGTCTTTCCTATGATTTGACTTTTGATAAAAACACGGTGGAAACTGACAAGGTATTTGAAGATAATCAGGTGCGCATTGTTGTGGACAAACGCAGCTTTCTTTATTTGGTGGGTACTACCCTAGAATTTAGTGGTGGTTTAAATGGGAAGGGTTTTGTTTTTAATAATCCTAATGCCCAGCGAACTTGTGGGTGTGGTGAGAGCTTCTCGTTGTAA
- a CDS encoding N-acyl homoserine lactonase family protein, translating to MKQIIYIFATALLLISCEDFKKGYEDGMAQAEAEAAKQDSLAAMPEVELHIFDGGSILAKQKQMFSAGDKYAGETQELASPFYIIKHPDGILLWDTGLPEGLVGQGDVTPEGDAFTISRQEKIVDQLAKVGLTPADVDMIAFSHVHFDHTGAANNFPNAKWLVQQTEMDFIKSDAIKDNAFYAPDSFSKLTNTEVIEGDVDVFGDSSVMIKFFPGHTAGHQALYLTLKESGPVLLSGDTYHFQQNREDAVVPQFNYDMEESRESIKEFEDFAAKTNAKVIIQHDPKDFKASMTKNPMK from the coding sequence ATGAAACAGATTATTTACATTTTTGCTACTGCTCTTTTATTGATCTCTTGTGAAGATTTCAAAAAAGGCTATGAAGATGGAATGGCTCAAGCGGAGGCAGAAGCTGCCAAACAAGACAGCCTAGCTGCGATGCCAGAAGTTGAACTTCACATCTTTGACGGTGGCAGTATATTAGCCAAGCAAAAACAAATGTTCTCTGCAGGAGATAAATATGCAGGAGAAACACAAGAATTAGCAAGTCCTTTTTACATCATTAAACACCCAGACGGTATTCTTTTATGGGACACAGGTCTTCCTGAAGGGCTTGTAGGTCAAGGCGATGTTACACCAGAAGGTGATGCATTTACTATTTCACGTCAGGAAAAAATTGTGGACCAATTGGCTAAAGTGGGTTTAACTCCAGCAGATGTTGACATGATCGCGTTTTCTCACGTGCATTTTGACCATACGGGAGCAGCAAACAACTTTCCAAATGCCAAATGGTTGGTACAACAAACCGAAATGGACTTTATCAAAAGTGATGCTATTAAAGACAATGCATTTTATGCACCAGACTCGTTTAGCAAATTGACAAATACTGAGGTTATTGAGGGCGATGTTGATGTTTTCGGTGACAGCAGCGTGATGATCAAATTCTTTCCAGGTCATACCGCAGGACACCAAGCATTATACTTGACTTTAAAGGAATCAGGACCAGTATTACTTTCTGGAGACACCTACCATTTCCAGCAAAATCGTGAGGATGCTGTGGTACCACAATTCAACTACGACATGGAAGAAAGCAGAGAAAGCATTAAAGAATTTGAGGATTTTGCTGCAAAAACAAATGCTAAGGTCATCATTCAACATGATCCAAAAGACTTTAAGGCTTCCATGACTAAAAACCCAATGAAGTAA
- a CDS encoding DUF5689 domain-containing protein: MKNINKLFALLAVVAMTFSCVEDDDFAVPETSQAVIDAPAGTIDLQAVVNQYRTNSTPITFGENAGFIEGYVISSDEGGNFFKELIIQNKAENPTAGVNIKVDVTPLFTRFEFGRKVYVKLDGLTFGEANGVYALGFGEDFNRIQESRLDEYILRDEETVTIVPIEVNVSDISQSQENQWVRVVDVQFPNTELGKTFASEQGDTFDGDRLLQSCADFFAAPIVYQTSTFADYRALRLPGGSGSVTAIVSRDFRDDFFVLNSNSPEDINFDPNTRCDFNVVQCGLANGPGPITLLDENFNNGINNQPTEPAGWTNYIEAGSIRWTTYFNSDRNSPGTRANNFNSGDASSIAWLITPQIDFDAQDGEVLNFFTSNSFADQSSMEVLFSNDWDGTPAGVETATWSAVADATIVSNSENFRNFVSSGNVSLDCVDGIGAIAFRYQGSEADGGGSSGGANGTYELDDVKITSN, translated from the coding sequence ATGAAAAATATAAACAAACTCTTTGCTTTGCTAGCAGTGGTTGCGATGACCTTTTCTTGTGTAGAGGATGATGACTTTGCCGTTCCAGAAACGAGTCAAGCAGTAATCGATGCTCCTGCAGGAACCATCGATTTACAAGCTGTCGTGAATCAATACCGTACCAACTCCACTCCTATCACTTTCGGTGAAAATGCTGGATTTATTGAAGGTTATGTGATTTCTAGTGACGAAGGCGGGAACTTTTTCAAAGAATTGATCATTCAAAACAAAGCTGAAAATCCAACAGCAGGTGTTAATATCAAAGTGGATGTTACTCCATTGTTTACCAGATTTGAATTTGGAAGAAAGGTGTATGTGAAGTTAGATGGATTGACTTTCGGAGAGGCAAATGGTGTTTATGCTTTAGGTTTCGGAGAAGATTTCAATAGAATACAAGAGTCTAGACTTGATGAATATATCCTGCGTGATGAGGAGACAGTTACCATCGTTCCTATAGAAGTGAACGTTTCTGACATTTCACAATCTCAAGAAAACCAGTGGGTACGTGTAGTAGATGTTCAATTCCCAAATACAGAGCTAGGGAAAACCTTTGCCTCAGAGCAAGGTGACACTTTTGATGGAGATCGTTTGTTACAATCTTGTGCAGACTTTTTTGCAGCTCCAATAGTGTATCAAACTTCAACATTTGCTGATTATAGAGCATTACGCCTACCTGGTGGCAGTGGATCTGTTACTGCGATTGTATCAAGAGATTTTAGAGATGACTTTTTTGTACTGAACTCAAACAGTCCTGAGGATATCAACTTTGACCCTAATACACGATGTGATTTCAATGTAGTTCAATGTGGTCTAGCAAATGGACCAGGACCTATCACCTTATTGGATGAAAATTTCAATAATGGCATTAATAATCAGCCTACAGAACCTGCTGGTTGGACTAATTATATTGAGGCAGGAAGCATTCGCTGGACGACCTATTTTAACAGCGATAGAAACAGTCCTGGAACACGTGCAAACAACTTCAACTCTGGTGACGCTAGTTCTATTGCCTGGTTGATTACCCCACAAATTGACTTTGACGCACAAGATGGCGAGGTTCTTAACTTCTTTACTTCAAACAGTTTTGCAGATCAATCCTCTATGGAAGTGCTGTTCTCTAACGACTGGGATGGAACACCTGCTGGTGTAGAAACTGCGACCTGGAGCGCTGTAGCAGATGCTACTATCGTTTCCAACAGTGAGAACTTTAGAAACTTCGTTTCTTCTGGAAATGTGTCCCTAGATTGTGTAGACGGTATAGGAGCAATCGCTTTTAGATATCAAGGTAGTGAGGCTGATGGAGGCGGTAGCAGCGGTGGAGCAAACGGTACTTACGAGCTGGACGACGTTAAAATTACAAGCAACTAA
- the sufB gene encoding Fe-S cluster assembly protein SufB, whose amino-acid sequence MAKYTEEELQKELETKEYEYGFYTDIESDTIPIGLSEDVVRMISAKKNEPQWMTEWRLEAYRHFVSMHEPEWANVTYEKPKLQDISYYSAPSKKPKYESLDEVDPELLETFKKLGISIDEQKKLTGVAVDIVMDSVSVATTFKKTLAEKGIIFCSISEAIQEHPELVRKYLGTVIPQRDNYYATLNAAVFSDGSFCYIPKGVRCPMELSTYFRINQAGTGQFERTLVVADEGSYVSYLEGCTAPSRDENQLHAACVELVALDGAEIKYSTVQNWYPGNKEGKGGVYNFVTKRGICEKDAKISWTQVETGSAITWKYPSCILKGDNSVGEFYSIAVTNNFQQADTGTKMVHIGKNTKSTIISKGISAGKSQNSYRGLVQINSRATNARNFSQCDSLLMGNECGAHTFPYIETKNNSAKVEHEATTSKIGEDQIFYCNQRGIDTEKAIALIVNGFSKEVLNKLPMEFAVEAQKLLEISLEGSVG is encoded by the coding sequence ATGGCAAAATATACAGAAGAAGAATTACAGAAAGAACTTGAGACTAAAGAGTACGAATATGGATTCTACACAGATATTGAATCTGACACTATCCCCATAGGACTTAGTGAAGATGTGGTACGTATGATAAGTGCCAAAAAGAATGAACCACAATGGATGACAGAATGGAGACTAGAGGCGTACCGCCACTTTGTTTCCATGCACGAGCCTGAGTGGGCAAATGTTACTTATGAGAAACCTAAGCTTCAAGACATTTCCTATTATTCTGCTCCTAGCAAGAAGCCAAAGTATGAAAGCCTGGATGAGGTAGATCCTGAGTTGTTAGAGACTTTCAAGAAATTAGGAATTTCAATCGACGAGCAAAAGAAACTAACTGGTGTTGCTGTGGATATCGTGATGGACTCCGTTTCAGTAGCAACGACTTTTAAAAAGACATTAGCAGAGAAAGGAATTATTTTCTGTTCGATATCTGAGGCTATTCAAGAGCATCCAGAATTGGTAAGAAAATATCTTGGAACAGTAATTCCACAACGGGATAATTATTATGCGACTTTAAATGCAGCGGTATTTTCTGATGGATCCTTTTGTTATATTCCTAAAGGTGTACGTTGCCCTATGGAACTAAGCACCTACTTCCGTATCAATCAAGCAGGAACCGGTCAGTTTGAAAGAACACTGGTGGTGGCAGACGAGGGAAGTTACGTAAGTTACCTAGAAGGATGTACGGCTCCATCACGTGATGAGAATCAATTGCACGCTGCTTGTGTAGAACTAGTTGCACTTGATGGTGCTGAGATTAAATACTCTACAGTTCAAAACTGGTATCCTGGAAATAAAGAAGGAAAAGGTGGGGTTTATAACTTTGTGACGAAGCGCGGTATCTGTGAGAAAGATGCTAAAATCTCTTGGACACAAGTAGAAACTGGTAGTGCCATTACCTGGAAGTACCCTAGTTGTATTTTGAAAGGGGACAACAGCGTTGGTGAATTCTATTCTATCGCCGTGACCAACAACTTTCAGCAGGCAGATACGGGAACTAAAATGGTTCACATAGGTAAAAACACTAAGTCTACCATTATTTCTAAAGGGATCAGCGCCGGGAAATCACAGAACTCCTATAGAGGTTTAGTTCAAATCAACTCTAGAGCAACAAATGCTCGTAACTTCTCACAGTGTGATAGTTTGTTGATGGGTAATGAGTGTGGAGCGCACACATTCCCATATATTGAAACTAAAAATAACAGTGCCAAAGTAGAGCACGAGGCGACCACAAGTAAAATAGGTGAAGATCAAATTTTCTATTGTAACCAGCGTGGTATCGATACTGAAAAAGCCATTGCGCTTATCGTGAATGGATTCTCTAAAGAAGTCTTGAACAAGCTTCCTATGGAATTTGCAGTGGAAGCTCAAAAACTTCTAGAAATTAGTTTGGAAGGTTCCGTAGGATAA
- a CDS encoding endonuclease/exonuclease/phosphatase family protein, producing MAVPSQSFEQYTIGFYNLENLFDFQNDSHILDDDFTRLGRNEWNKARYLKKLQKLSDAISKIGTEYTGKPPAVLGVAEVENKKVLNDLIDQPKLKEFNYDYVHFNSPDERGIDVALLYRKDLFKVIQATPISLLLEDELGVRDTTRDILYVKGVLSGTTIHLYVNHWPSRRDGSKSTNYKREAAARQLIQHIQQVDKDEDRLKKKDADNTFIVIMGDFNDDPDNDSIAQGILPYGFDNVIGPLKKGHRGSLNHKFKWNLFDQIMVSQNLHNDIPGSLFLHKADIFDDIMLRQWKGKYRGQPARTFIGKRYAGGYSDHFPVYAVLRRN from the coding sequence GTGGCAGTTCCCTCACAATCTTTTGAACAATATACTATAGGGTTCTACAATCTTGAAAACCTTTTCGATTTTCAAAACGACTCTCATATTTTAGACGATGATTTTACGAGACTAGGCCGTAATGAATGGAATAAAGCCCGTTACCTCAAGAAATTGCAAAAATTAAGTGATGCTATTTCTAAAATTGGAACAGAATACACTGGAAAACCTCCTGCGGTATTAGGGGTAGCCGAGGTGGAAAACAAAAAGGTACTCAATGACCTGATCGATCAGCCTAAACTCAAAGAATTTAATTACGATTACGTCCACTTTAATAGCCCAGATGAGCGCGGTATTGACGTCGCTTTGCTATATCGCAAGGATTTGTTTAAAGTAATCCAGGCCACACCTATCTCTTTATTACTCGAGGATGAGCTAGGAGTACGCGATACGACTCGGGATATTTTATATGTCAAAGGTGTTCTCTCCGGTACCACTATCCATCTATACGTGAATCACTGGCCGTCTAGACGTGATGGCTCTAAATCTACCAACTATAAGAGAGAAGCGGCAGCACGCCAACTTATTCAACATATACAACAAGTGGATAAGGACGAGGATCGATTAAAAAAGAAAGATGCAGACAACACCTTTATCGTGATTATGGGCGACTTTAATGACGACCCAGATAATGATAGTATTGCTCAAGGGATTTTACCATATGGGTTTGATAATGTCATTGGGCCGTTAAAAAAGGGTCATCGTGGCTCTTTGAACCATAAGTTCAAATGGAATCTCTTTGATCAGATCATGGTCAGCCAAAACCTACACAACGACATTCCTGGAAGCCTGTTTTTACATAAGGCCGATATTTTTGACGATATCATGTTGCGCCAATGGAAAGGTAAATATCGTGGTCAACCGGCACGAACTTTTATTGGAAAGCGTTATGCTGGTGGCTACAGCGACCACTTTCCAGTGTACGCGGTGTTGCGTCGCAATTAA
- a CDS encoding alpha/beta fold hydrolase produces MLELSNTLMEGPGATVLLLHGFLGSAQQWQPIVNDLKGKHQLLLIELPGHGKSPDPNPYNLSDVASAIHQILQDLNIARVHFVGHSMGGYVGCAFAKAYPQQLLSLHLINSCAAADTDLRKSQRDRSIQLVSKYPKAFISMAVSNLFTPAEKELFEAKIDLIKSQAQKISNASIIYALMAMRDRDDYLDELRQSHFPITYIYCNADEIIPSDLVQIELKLLKTNSFQIHSGHMSIITHPNEILDKMHLIE; encoded by the coding sequence ATGCTTGAACTTTCAAATACACTAATGGAAGGACCGGGTGCCACCGTGCTACTCCTTCACGGTTTTTTAGGTAGCGCACAGCAGTGGCAACCCATCGTGAATGATTTAAAAGGCAAGCACCAGTTGTTACTTATTGAGCTTCCAGGTCATGGAAAGAGCCCTGATCCAAATCCATACAACCTCAGCGACGTGGCGAGTGCCATTCATCAAATACTTCAAGATCTTAATATCGCGCGAGTTCACTTTGTAGGACACAGCATGGGTGGTTATGTGGGTTGCGCTTTCGCGAAAGCGTACCCTCAACAACTCTTGTCTCTCCACCTCATCAATAGTTGCGCAGCAGCAGATACTGATTTGCGTAAGTCTCAACGAGATCGTTCTATCCAACTAGTTTCTAAATATCCTAAGGCATTCATCAGCATGGCAGTCAGCAACTTATTCACGCCCGCTGAAAAGGAACTATTTGAAGCTAAAATTGATCTCATAAAATCTCAAGCGCAAAAAATTTCTAATGCTTCCATTATTTATGCGCTCATGGCCATGCGCGATCGAGATGATTATTTGGATGAATTGAGACAATCACATTTTCCAATCACCTATATATATTGTAATGCAGATGAGATCATTCCGTCAGACTTAGTGCAGATAGAGTTAAAGTTGTTGAAAACTAATAGCTTTCAGATCCATTCCGGTCACATGAGTATCATCACTCATCCCAATGAAATTCTAGATAAAATGCATTTAATCGAATAA